In Onthophagus taurus isolate NC chromosome 6, IU_Otau_3.0, whole genome shotgun sequence, a genomic segment contains:
- the LOC111427686 gene encoding actin nucleation-promoting factor WASL-like: MQPQDKKSIENKSSQILNHEENHEIFRMLGLRCKTIATAVVQLYTTHPPSHDRWVKKNAGVLCFVRDNTKRNYFFRLYDLYQKTMVWEQELYNGMEYIRLCSYLHAFEGEKSVYGFNFVCENEATDMLSVVTEKIQSKKRREARNSGEGNNRDLKPAAPIFTNDAFKNTGNERKDKTKRKRNLTKADIGVPKEFRHVSHIGWDKDKGFDVNTSDQTLQQFFKKAGVSEKHLKDEATREFIYDFIEKHGGRDAVEKVIEKKEYPAPKSTPGTPVPPVPPRVAPKAPHTRIAPPPPTSSGQPPPRPQYQPRGGTIPPPPPENAPPAPPPLPPLNDIAPPPPPLPPPGDFNSDIQQPSNLTTTDDPRSALLESIRNKVTLKPVEMVEQKPSSGGGDRDDIFKEIKKGVQLKPVEEREIKPPTPNNECLDLAGALKRALEGRRPVIDSDGSDTDSSSNDDAWDA, encoded by the exons ATGCAGCCCCAAGATAAAAAATCCATCGAGAACAAGAGTTCACAAATCCTCAACCACGAggaaaatcatgaaatttttcGAATGTTAGGTCTTCGTTGTAAAACTATCGCTACAGCCGTAGTTCAACTTTACACAACTCACCCCCCATCTCACGACCGGTGGGTAAAGAAAAATGCGGGGGTTTTATGCTTCGTAAGAGATAACACAaagagaaattatttttttcgtttatacGATTTATACCAAAAAACTATGGTTTGGGAACAAGAATTATATAATGGTATGGAATATATAAGACTGTGCAGTTATTTACATGCTTTTGAAGGAGAG AAGAGCGTTTATGGATTCAATTTTGTTTGCGAAAACGAAGCTACCGATATGTTAAGTGTTGTAACAGAGAAAATACAGAGTAAAAAACGTCGTGAAGCTCGAAATTCCGGAGAAGGAAATAATAGAGATTTAAAACCGGCGGCACCCATCTTTACTAATGATGCCTTTAAAAACACTGGGAATGAAAGAAAAGACAAAACTAAACGGAAACGTAATCTCACCAAAGCCGACATTGGAGTTCCTAAAGAATTTAGACATGTTTCGCATATTGGTTGGGACAAAGATAAAGGTTTTGATGTAAATACTAGTGATCAAACATTACAACAATTCTttaaaaag GCTGGCGTATCGGAAAAGCATTTAAAAGACGAAGCTACGAGAGAGTTTATTTacgattttattgaaaaacatGGTGGTCGAGATGCAGTTGAGAAAGTAATCGAAAAGAAAGAATATCCAGCTCCTAAATCTACCCCAGGAACACCCGTTCCTCCGGTACCACCAAGAGTAGCACCCAAAGCTCCTCACACt cGAATTGCTCCTCCTCCCCCAACATCATCAGGACAACCACCCCCACGACCTCAATATCAACCAAGAGGag gtACAATTCCTCCTCCTCCACCAGAAAACGCCCCACCAGCACCACCTCCACTTCCTCCTTTAAACGATATCGCGCCACCTCCACCCCCGTTACCCCCACCAGGTGATTTCAACTCGGATATACAACAACCATCGAATCTAACAACCACTGATGATCCAAGATCGGCTTTATTGGAAAGTATTCGTAATAAAGTAACATTAAAA CCGGTTGAAATGGTGGAACAAAAACCGAGTAGCGGCGGTGGAGATAGAGATgatatatttaaagaaattaaaaaggggGTTCAATTAAAACCTGTTGAGGAAAGAGAAATTAAACCACCGACTCCAAATAATGAGTGTTTGGATTTGGCGGGTGCTTTAAAGAGAGCTTTGGAAGGTCGAAGACCGGTGATAGATTCTGACGGGTCTGATACAGATTCGAGCTCAAACGATGACGCTTGGGATgcgtaa
- the LOC111427687 gene encoding actin nucleation-promoting factor WASL-like, whose product MKKLKKLKNVESLLLSRDENLKIFELLGYGCESKSTAIVQLFQTEHPKHDEWIKHHTGIVCLIKDYNLKTYFFRLYCFDSCTLIWEYKIPPAFSYVLSAKFLHTFIGEGCAYGLSFTDEIEASSFFQSVQEIVKKIKIPKQTGTIKKIKRQDTTKKSFRKNHRFIISNPVEFKHVQHYGFSDWRELDTKILKLSGKNETSNGDESKVISPRKVTFEDEVETNISTTKPKEESQFNYFEDEVEINISTPKPKEEPQFNFMAQLNSKIDNKQIRNEEKNFSNFCQTLKVDEDKEFLTHAIINRHRNICDDSSDSDSDNWD is encoded by the exons atgaagaaattaaagaaactcAAAAACGTAGAATCATTGTTATTAAGTAgagatgaaaatttaaaaattttcgagCTACTCGGATACGGGTGTgaa tCCAAATCCACCGCAATCGTCCAATTATTCCAAACGGAACATCCAAAACATGATGAATGGATTAAGCACCATACAGGAATTGTGTGTCTGATTAAagattataacctaaaaacgTATTTCTTTAGATTATATTGTTTTGATAGTTGCACGTTAATATGGGAATATAAAATTCCACCCGCATTCTCATACGTATTAAGTGCTAAGTTTTTACACACATTTATCGGAGAG GGCTGCGCTTATGGCTTATCTTTTACTGATGAAATCGAGGCTTCTTCATTCTTCCAAAGCGTTcaagaaatcgttaaaaaaattaaaatcccaAAACAAACGGGtaccataaaaaaaataaaaaggcaAGAcactacaaaaaaatcttttcgaAAAAATCACAGATTCATCATAAGTAACCCAGTGGAATTCAAACACGTCCAACATTATGGGTTTAGTGATTGGAGAGAATTggatacgaaaatattaaaattaagtggGAAAAATGAAACATCAAATGGTGATGAATCTAAAGTTATTTCACCAAGAAAAGTGACTTTTGAAGATGAAGTAGAAACTAATATATCCACAACCAAACCTAAAGAAGAATcgcaatttaattattttgaagatGAAGTAGAAATTAACATATCCACACCCAAACCTAAGGAAGAAccgcaatttaattttatggcccagttaaattcaaaaattgataataaacaa ATAAGAAATgaggagaaaaacttttccaatTTCTGTCAGACATTAAAAGTCGACGAAGACAAGGAATTTTTAACACACGCTATTATTAACAGACATCGTAATATATGCGATGATTCATCCGATAGTGATAGCGATAATTGGGATtaa
- the LOC111428002 gene encoding uncharacterized protein isoform X1, translating into MREIPNSNEYPILEEPPAIPKRQKTLRKDLSDNGPKEFRHIPRQDSKEFLLEEKRQFSSIQNVDQNIIDNIQHYFSGVDSNNLKPLKLPRIAITRSLTKKDISYPANFLHIAHVDYHQVSRQLEEMSDFPGRNSSNSEFDFAPKENLSRDDISEPTAFRHLAHIGLENNQLRMETEDKTMRIALDKAGTSEKQQNIDSRRNLAEILQNTKMKNKENEVENSQKKVITKEDIGLPENFQHLAHVDLNSSLNIEEAIEKSCQKNIDRKDKEIQNFILDIMDDEPSNVTVNPPLRNLKKPIPAPRKFKKTDIENPQHFRHNAHVSYNKEKPIHDVVLQNFFKKAGVTEEHLNDQETREFIFDFIRQYSKVDDDRNHQTKPIPSTYTSLAKNLQDEVERRSQQEYNDLLLASYRSHIPLPFSY; encoded by the exons atGAGGGAAATACCAAACAGCAACG AATATCCAATTTTGGAAGAACCTCCAGCAATACCCAAACGCCAAAAAACGTTACGAAAAGATTTAAGCGATAACGGACCAAAAGAATTCCGACACATCCCACGACAGGATTCTAAagaa tttttattagaagaaaaACGACAATTTTCTTCGATCCAAAACGTTGATCAAAACATAATCGATAACATCCAACATTATTTCTCAGGGGTCGATTCCAACAATTTAAAGCCGTTAAAATTACCAAGAATAGCTATAACAAGATCGTTAACGAAAAAAGATATAAGTTACCCAGCAAATTTCCTTCACATTGCCCACGTTGATTATCACCAGGTGAGCAGACAACTCGAAGAAATGTCTGATTTTCCAGGAAGAAATTCGTCAAATTCCGAATTTGATTTTGccccaaaagaaaatttaagtaGAGATGATATTTCAGAACCAACAGCCTTTAGACATTTAGCCCACATCGGATtagaaaataatcaattaagAATGGAAACTGAAGACAAAACGATGCGAATCGCCTTGGATAAAGCTGGTACGTCcgaaaaacaacaaaacatTGATTCGAGGCGGAACCTCGCCGAGATCTTACAAAAtactaaaatgaaaaataaagaaaatgaagtGGAAAATTCACAAAAGAAGGTGATAACTAAGGAGGATATTGGGCTTCCGGAAAATTTTCAACACCTCGCGCATGTTGATTTGAATAGTTCGTTAAATATTGAAGAAGCCATCGAGAAATCTtgccaaaaaaatattgacaggaaagataaagaaatacaaaattttatattagaTATAATGGATGATGAACCATCAAATGTAACTGTTAATCCGCCGTTAAGAAACCTTAAAAAACCAATACCAGCACcgcgtaaatttaaaaaaacagaCATTGAGAATCCAcaacatttcagacataacgcTCATGTaagttataataaagaaaaaccgATACATGACGTTGtacttcaaaatttctttaaaaag gctGGTGTAACAGAAGAACACTTAAATGACCAAGAAACTAGAGagtttattttcgattttatcagGCAATACTCTAAAGTAGATGATGACAGAAACCACCAG ACAAAACCGATTCCTAGTACATATACGAGTTTAGCTAAAAATTTGCAAGATGAAGTTg aAAGAAGATCACAACAAGAATACAACGATCTTTTATTAGCTTCATATAGATCGCATATTCCATTAccattttcttattaa
- the LOC111428002 gene encoding uncharacterized protein isoform X2, which produces MREIPNSNEYPILEEPPAIPKRQKTLRKDLSDNGPKEFRHIPRQDSKEFLLEEKRQFSSIQNVDQNIIDNIQHYFSGVDSNNLKPLKLPRIAITRSLTKKDISYPANFLHIAHVDYHQVSRQLEEMSDFPGRNSSNSEFDFAPKENLSRDDISEPTAFRHLAHIGLENNQLRMETEDKTMRIALDKAGTSEKQQNIDSRRNLAEILQNTKMKNKENEVENSQKKVITKEDIGLPENFQHLAHVDLNSSLNIEEAIEKSCQKNIDRKDKEIQNFILDIMDDEPSNVTVNPPLRNLKKPIPAPRKFKKTDIENPQHFRHNAHVSYNKEKPIHDVVLQNFFKKAGVTEEHLNDQETREFIFDFIRQYSKVDDDRNHQTKPIPSTYTSLAKNLQDEVEELFPF; this is translated from the exons atGAGGGAAATACCAAACAGCAACG AATATCCAATTTTGGAAGAACCTCCAGCAATACCCAAACGCCAAAAAACGTTACGAAAAGATTTAAGCGATAACGGACCAAAAGAATTCCGACACATCCCACGACAGGATTCTAAagaa tttttattagaagaaaaACGACAATTTTCTTCGATCCAAAACGTTGATCAAAACATAATCGATAACATCCAACATTATTTCTCAGGGGTCGATTCCAACAATTTAAAGCCGTTAAAATTACCAAGAATAGCTATAACAAGATCGTTAACGAAAAAAGATATAAGTTACCCAGCAAATTTCCTTCACATTGCCCACGTTGATTATCACCAGGTGAGCAGACAACTCGAAGAAATGTCTGATTTTCCAGGAAGAAATTCGTCAAATTCCGAATTTGATTTTGccccaaaagaaaatttaagtaGAGATGATATTTCAGAACCAACAGCCTTTAGACATTTAGCCCACATCGGATtagaaaataatcaattaagAATGGAAACTGAAGACAAAACGATGCGAATCGCCTTGGATAAAGCTGGTACGTCcgaaaaacaacaaaacatTGATTCGAGGCGGAACCTCGCCGAGATCTTACAAAAtactaaaatgaaaaataaagaaaatgaagtGGAAAATTCACAAAAGAAGGTGATAACTAAGGAGGATATTGGGCTTCCGGAAAATTTTCAACACCTCGCGCATGTTGATTTGAATAGTTCGTTAAATATTGAAGAAGCCATCGAGAAATCTtgccaaaaaaatattgacaggaaagataaagaaatacaaaattttatattagaTATAATGGATGATGAACCATCAAATGTAACTGTTAATCCGCCGTTAAGAAACCTTAAAAAACCAATACCAGCACcgcgtaaatttaaaaaaacagaCATTGAGAATCCAcaacatttcagacataacgcTCATGTaagttataataaagaaaaaccgATACATGACGTTGtacttcaaaatttctttaaaaag gctGGTGTAACAGAAGAACACTTAAATGACCAAGAAACTAGAGagtttattttcgattttatcagGCAATACTCTAAAGTAGATGATGACAGAAACCACCAG ACAAAACCGATTCCTAGTACATATACGAGTTTAGCTAAAAATTTGCAAGATGAAGTTg AGgaactttttcctttttag
- the LOC111428003 gene encoding uncharacterized protein, producing the protein MRRKDRARFGMEQQFWMAITILTILLECIKAEWTDPLGQYHIQTDEGPERYFRYQTQSGQYRKEKRLEDGTVIGTYAWIDADGFLRQRDYIADNEGYRILRTKNVQVGFHTPIEQAIKAAKKAPAENGVLVETSKLGYSSTSNAPSSTTQRPSNSYIPSYPNSVSNVDIRPNSYPYELPAGVSTTISPPITSNDIYNDQNSIHYTSTPIPILSSTPSLNQEVSTTPAPNIVYSSNPQYEHYSNPYINHNGPTYPIDTHGHTFNGQNNKIGNGYDPQYPEYDGVSVTNDGFRYYIPRAYHEEQQLPGNQKSGSFGYVDPFGIRRVIYYNASPEGGFQHRKNNRYVGLHATPYDPRPY; encoded by the exons ATGCGTCGAAAAGATCGCGCCAGATTTGGAATGGAACAACAATTTTGGATGGCAATTACCATTCtg acGATTCTTTTAGAATGTATCAAAGCAGAATGGACAGATCCATTAGGGCAATACCACATACAAACTGATGAAGGTCCCGAGAGATACTTTCGATATCAAACACAAAGTGGCCAatatagaaaagaaaagagaTTGGAGGATGGAACCGTTATAGGTACATACGCTTGGATAGATGCTGACGGATTTTTAAGACAAAGAGATTACATCGCGGATAATGAAGGATACAGAATATTAAGAACTAAAAACGTTCAAGTTGGTTTCCACACGCCGATTGAACAAGCTATAAAAGCAGCTAAAAAAGCTCCCGCGGAAAATGGAGTTTTGGTGGAAACAAGCAAATTAGGATATTCAAGTACTTCAAATGCACCTTCAAGCACAACACAAAGACCGTCAAATTCTTATATTCCAAGTTATCCAAATAGCGTATCTAACGTTGATATTCGCCCGAATTCTTATCCTTACGAACTTCCGGCTGGAGTTTCAACGACGATTTCACCACCGATTACTTCAAACGATATTTATAACGATCAAAATTCCATTCATTACACATCAACTCCAATCCCAATTTTAAGCTCAACCCCTTCTTTAAATCAAGAAGTTTCAACAACCCCAGCACCAAACATTGTATATAGTTCTAATCCACAATACGAACATTATTCAAATCCCTATATTAATCATAATGGACCAACTTATCCGATTGATACACACGGACACACATTTAACggtcaaaataataaaataggaAATGGTTATGATCCGCAATATCCTGAATACGATGGGGTTTCTGTCACTAACGATGGAttcag atattACATACCGAGGGCTTATCACGAAGAACAACAGTTACCGGGAAATCAAAAAAGTGGAAGTTTCGGTTACGTCGATCCGTTTGGTATTCGAAGGGTAATTTATTACAACGCTTCGCCCGAAGGCGGTTTTCAACATCGAAAGAACAACAGATACGTGGGATTACATGCGACACCTTACGATCCGAGACCTTATTAG
- the LOC111428065 gene encoding protein lethal(3)malignant blood neoplasm 1, whose translation MFTKIKFLSLWLFCSYVVFCKEDSKVNDENRPYEFGSSIDGQQHRHERRDANGIIQGEFGFITADGIYHVTVYATDENGRFKILSMRNVRISGPLDGSQAGSYTTKPLPIGESFSTSSPANINKNQKEVFTSTTSIPKVTQVQNVQIANLGAVTKRPELVNPNIQSSKQPIMFTTQATIKPACAGCGYVTKSSSTTPKSVNVPSGGINVGPNQNVPQNLNYPSGGTNQGNQIYQTQGLLSSTQGGIDQNAPNIQNTGSLGSAPFSGQKPIVQNAPQTSQNQGSLGFHPSSGVTQQGQTPQAVNGPQFNIQGPSNQNVPQTSLPGGINQGQVQTPQTLNPQGVQGATNQNYPTAGINQGQVQTSQTLNVQGVQGATNQNYSSVGLSQGQVQTSQTFNTQGVQGTTNQNYPSGITQGQSPISQVNDGQSINLQKPNNQNVPQNINYPNTQTQPGQNSGYKGNKNILGLTTESGSIQITPTKNTPSEILSHGIMNQNTQNPISPNLQTTQPQSEPHSIVDDIKIENNSILVPNNPPIPIEDKYPGMKDGLPDGISTGDISDLLYKFNYTIGFHGHYEMGWRNGTKVGGYFVNGRDGISRIVTYVADEFGYRPKVRLINLGYDSILTPKEETEKSFGLQSFEFVWYPLK comes from the exons atgtttacaaaaattaaattcttg AGTTTATGGTTGTTTTGCTCATACGTCGTCTTTTGCAAAGAAGATAGCAAAGTCAACGATGAAAATCGACCCTATGAGTTTGGATCTTCCATCGATGGGCAACAACATCGCCATGAAAGAAGAG atgCAAACGGAATCATCCAAGGAGAATTCGGGTTTATAACCGCCGATGGAATTTATCACGTAACGGTGTACGCCACCGATGAAAATGGTCGATTCAAAATTTTGAGTATGAGAAATGTTAGGATTAGCGGGC ctctTGATGGGTCTCAAGCTGGATCTTACACCACAAAGCCGCTTCCGATTGGGGAATCTTTTAGCACATCATCTCCAGcaaatattaataagaatcaaaaagaaGTTTTTACTTCAACTACCTCAATTCCTAAAGTAACGCAAGTTCAAAATGTACAAATTGCTAATTTAGGTGCGGTAACTAAACGTCCAGAACTTGTTAATCCAAATATTCAGAGTAGTAAGCAACCAATTATGTTTACAACCCAAGCAACTATTAAACCAGCTTGTGCTGGGTGTGGTTATGTCACGAAAAGTTCATCGACTACACCAAAAAGTGTCAATGTACCAAGTGGAGGTATTAATGTTGGTCCAAATCAAAATGTGCCACAAAATCTTAATTATCCATCTGGAGGAACTAATCAAGGTAATCAAATATATCAAACTCAAGGATTACTCTCATCAACTCAAGGTGGAATTGATCAAAATGCACCAAATATCCAAAATACAGGTAGTTTAGGTTCAGCGCCATTTAGTGGTCAAAAACCTATCGTTCAAAATGCACCGCAAACATCGCAAAATCAAGGTTCTTTAGGATTTCACCCATCAAGTGGAGTAACCCAACAAGGTCAAACACCTCAAGCTGTAAATGGCCCACAATTTAATATTCAAGGACCATCAAATCAGAATGTTCCACAAACTTCTCTTCCCGGTGGAATAAATCAAGGTCAAGTTCAAACACCACAAACTCTAAATCCTCAAGGAGTTCAAGGAGcaacaaatcaaaattatccTACCGCTGGTATAAATCAAGGTCAAGTTCAAACATCGCAAACTCTAAATGTCCAAGGAGTTCAAGGGGcaacaaatcaaaattattcttCTGTTGGACTAAGTCAAGGTCAAGTTCAAACATCACAAACTTTTAATACCCAAGGAGTTCAAGGAacaacaaatcaaaattatccTTCTGGAATAACTCAAGGTCAAAGTCCGATATCTCAAGTTAATGATGGTCAATCAATAAATCTCCAAAAACCTAACAATCAAAATGTAccacaaaatataaattatccTAATACACAAACCCAACCAGGTCAAAACTCTGGTTACAAaggcaataaaaatattttaggactaaCAACCGAAAGTGGTTCAATTCAAATAACTCCAACAAAAAATACCCCATCAGAAATCCTTTCTCACGGAATCATGAATCAAAACACTCAAAACCCTATTTCGCCAAATCTTCAAACCACTCAACCTCAATCAGAACCCCACAGTATTGtagatgatataaaaatagaaaataattctATATTGGTACCTAATAATCCGCCGATTCCGATTGAGGATAAATACCCTGGGATGAAAGACGGGCTTCCTGATGGAATATCTACTGGGGATATCTCCGATTTGTTATATAAGTTTAATTATACTATAGGGTTCCATGGGCATTACGAAATGGGGTGGAGAAATGGTACTAAAGTCGGGGGATATTTTGTGAATGGACGTGATGGAATTAGTAGGATTGTGACTTATGTTGCTGATGAATTTGGGTATCGACCGAAAGTGAGGTTAATCAATTTAGGGTATGATTCGATTTTAACCCCGAAGGAAGAAacggaaaaaagttttggtttGCAGAGTTTCGAATTTGTGTGGTATCCGttgaaatga
- the LOC111427978 gene encoding eEF1A lysine and N-terminal methyltransferase homolog: protein MNLLPKNKEEFTKKEYWESFFKKRGNKAFEWYGEYPELCSDLHKYVRPNNKVLIVGCGNSTLGNDLYDVGYKTITNIDISHTVIKHMKKANEQKRPDMNFIQMDATNMSFDNEYFDAIIDKGTLDALMPNDKESTIIEIDKYLEEINRVLKNGGKYLCISLLQEHILIKLIDFFHNSSWLFKIIRCHEAENKAEDNNENVFPVFMVVCSKIQSKSTMIADIFLELNTQGTKAEKPDKVKDLISSIQQSSFLCSHLKNTTIKDDDVVSFEIFETNSSSPRYTAYVIDIPFERENFKYAAFIVPQGREAEWLFSTVEGRKQLAKMSHHNRLTVITMHRNQTYGSLDDIKIELNDIIKKLAPVDPPALIPFLSINSEVGERIIRYEGNSKFSGDYVIEDVKIDEVKYRRLYYLQTQLLIQSEARLKTVKPRRGNPKEIVDPLYLSCKHHLYMTLSILLGNKKESLAVIGLGGGGLCTFLHKFLPKTRIKVIDIDEDMLKIATEWFGFVKSEEVVVEILDGLIFLENSSKSDEKYDAILFDVDSKDSSIGMSCPPKQFLEDSTIDNVISSLTDTGIFVLNAVIRDKKIRRAIIQSLKKKFKLITCYKLDEDLNEIIVCFKEDVSTENILRKYKNCCVELNKFIKSNGLPRREWINVGYFMEKIGFE, encoded by the exons atgaatttattacctaaaaataaagaagaattCACTAAAAAAGAATACTGGGAATCgttctttaaaaaaagaggAAATAAAGCGTTCGAATg gTATGGTGAGTACCCCGAATTATGTTCAGATCTTCACAAATACGTTCGTCcgaataataaagttttaattgttggGTGTGGTAATTCAACGCTTGGTAATGATTTGTATGATGTTGGATATAA AACAATTACGAATATTGATATATCTCACACTGTTATAAAGCATATGAAAAAAGCTAATGAACAAAAAAGGCCTGATATGAACTTTATTCAAATGGACGCAACAAATATGTCCTTTGATAATGAATATTTTGATGCAATTATTGATAAAGGAACATTAGATGCTTTAATGCCCAATGATAAAGAATCAACAATCAttgaaattgataaatacTTAGAGGAAATAAATagggttttaaaaaatggggGGAAATATCTTTGCATTTCTTTATTACAAGAacatattttaatcaaattaattgatttcttTCATAATAGTTCttggttatttaaaataattagatGTCACGAAGCTGAAAATAAAGCAGAGGATAATAACGAAAATGTTTTTCCAGTTTTTATGGTTGTTTGTAGTAAAATTCAATCTAAATCAACCAtg atTGCAGATATTTTCTTAGAACTAAATACACAAGGAACAAAAGCTGAGAAACCAGACAAagttaaagatttaatttcaAGTATTCAACAATCATCCTTTTTATGTtcacatttaaaaaacaccacGATAAAAGACGACGATGTAGTATCattcgaaatttttgaaacaaacaGTTCTTCGCCTAGATACACCGCCTACGTTATTGATATTCCGTTTGAacgagaaaattttaaatatgcaGCGTTTATTGTCCCTCAAGGAAG AGAAGCCGAATGGTTATTTTCAACCGTAGAAGGAAGAAAACAACTCGCAAAAATGTCCCATCATAATCGTTTAACGGTTATTACGATGCATAGGAATCAAACTTACGGGAGTTTAgatgatattaaaattgaattgaatgatatcattaaaaaattagcACCAGTGGATCCCCCTGCTTtg ataCCATTTTTGTCAATAAACTCGGAAGTTGGGGAAAGAATCATTCGATATGAAGGGAATTCGAAATTTTCCGGGGATTATGTTATAGAagatgtcaaaattgatgaagTAAAATATCGtagattatattatttacaaaCGCAATTACTTATTCAATCAGAAGCAAGATTAAAAACcg taaaaccAAGGAGGGGAAATccaaaagaaattgttgatcCCCTATATCTTAGTTGTAAACATCACCTTTATATGACCCTATCAATATTATTGGGTAATAAAAAAGAGTCTTTAGCTGTAATTGGGTTAGGAGGAGGTGGATTATGTACGTTTCTACATAAATTTCTTCCTAAAACAAGGATTAAAGTGATTGATATCGATGAAGATATGCTAAAAATAGCGACGGAGTGGTTCGGGTTCGTAAAAAGTGAAGAAGTCGTCGTTGAAATATTGGATGGGTTAATTTTCTTGGAAAACTCCTCGAAAAGTG ACGAAAAGTATGACGCAATTCTTTTTGACGTGGACAGTAAAGATAGTTCAATAGGAATGAGTTGTCCCCCCAAGCAATTTCTTGAAGATTCCACGATAGATAACGTAATCTCTTCGTTAACTGATACcggaatttttgtattaaacgCAGTTATTAgggataaaaaaataagacgGGCGATCATTCAgagtttaaagaaaaaatttaaattgattactTGTTATAAGTTGGACGAGGATCTTAATGAAATTATCGTTTGTTTTAAGGAGGATGTTTcaacagaaaatattttgaggaaatataaaaattgttgtgttGAGTTAAATAAGTTTATAAAAAGTAATGGGTTACCTAGAAGGGAATGGATTAATGTTGGATATTTTATGGAAAAGATtggttttgaataa